The Xenorhabdus doucetiae genome has a window encoding:
- the fdhE gene encoding formate dehydrogenase accessory protein FdhE, with product MSIRIVPKEQLSKERLNDRAVGFIPPLLFANPKTLYQQRAERLKTLATASNPFSSYLNFAAEIAQAQQKALYDNPLDMELDELLLRSQQENRVPLDCKTLRRTPHWQHILHALIAELLPVVPEHVKPALENLAKNSAPELEEMADGLLNSEFSKVSADQSVFVWAALSVYWAQMASLIPGKARAEYGEHRQFCPVCGSMPVASVVQIGTNQGLRYLHCNLCDSEWHVVRIKCSNCEQTGDLNYWSLESEQAPIKAESCGDCGSYLKILYQEKDPNIDAVADDLASLILDAKMEEEGFARSSLNPFLLPNE from the coding sequence ATGAGTATCCGTATTGTTCCTAAAGAGCAGTTAAGCAAAGAGCGCCTGAATGACAGGGCGGTTGGTTTCATTCCCCCCTTGTTGTTTGCCAATCCCAAAACGCTTTACCAACAGCGCGCTGAACGCCTGAAAACATTGGCAACAGCCAGCAATCCCTTTTCCAGTTACCTGAATTTCGCGGCCGAAATTGCACAGGCACAGCAAAAGGCGTTGTATGACAACCCGCTGGATATGGAGTTGGATGAACTTCTTCTCCGTTCTCAACAAGAGAACCGTGTCCCGCTGGATTGTAAAACGTTGCGCCGTACTCCGCACTGGCAACATATTCTGCACGCCTTAATTGCGGAATTGTTGCCAGTTGTCCCTGAACATGTGAAACCCGCCCTGGAAAATCTGGCAAAAAATTCAGCACCAGAGCTGGAAGAGATGGCGGATGGCTTGCTCAATAGCGAGTTCAGCAAAGTCAGTGCTGATCAATCGGTGTTTGTCTGGGCGGCGTTATCAGTGTATTGGGCACAAATGGCCAGTTTGATCCCCGGCAAGGCACGGGCGGAATATGGCGAACATCGCCAGTTTTGTCCGGTTTGTGGCAGTATGCCGGTTGCCAGTGTGGTACAAATCGGCACGAATCAGGGGCTGCGTTACCTGCATTGCAATTTGTGTGACAGCGAATGGCATGTGGTGCGCATCAAATGCAGTAACTGTGAACAGACGGGTGACCTGAATTATTGGTCACTGGAGAGTGAGCAAGCGCCAATCAAGGCAGAAAGTTGCGGTGATTGTGGCAGTTATCTCAAAATTCTGTATCAGGAAAAAGATCCGAATATCGATGCGGTG
- a CDS encoding plasmid pRiA4b ORF-3 family protein, whose product MMILTPEKLLSAITKYANTPEKQRSISSQQMDWFSEPENVFLLISLVLHLPKEIMSRMGYSITHWLEVAIAELALTANKLPAEAKQHFEEIIEQILVNTKEEFEINNESLLLCVAVLKRNKFHINIDITQLLDAENIDDDTNIAHFPSEPPNLNQLFKEFEIQSGIEFVEFFEGGLSVTPHEALPHLFSEVAKQPWGIDALLLLTQYFEEPIALASAHALDDCPSSAWAHVSHLQLVNLCARFNRHHSIHACFKRWKKRGMSHHKSVQKAAEIHELYVTHVDGNDCASMMSSITLSGQKYQMNMMLDFKSGIRESLLNVAPERTIPELIDELNSHDNYIDFTPVSPDWLQQILPWILSVQQNKNTPLDIDSLYWLSQLPLEWTQPEPFELEHWSRKFGYQADAKRQDRSRLGITMGSSLLLSWLAPEEYLLQAKKPRDLLKLYYYANREIFVERLTYSAIIEQYRQPEQEPDLVEQFLDLAYALRDPALNRKRFYLFDSLAEISFEYFYMAQEEEIEPQGLVVKVSLLDASPAVWRRLRISNQLTLNEFHYVIQDAMGWKNAHLHSFNLAEINIPEEQYDQLCIGVFLEDVGDELNYQYDFGDDWFHQITVEKILSKDVIQPEVTAGNGLCPAEDSGGIWHWNDLLKLRKKKVLSEDEAEELEYVGLSPDEALEPFDKQQANARLRALFSE is encoded by the coding sequence ATGATGATATTGACACCTGAAAAATTGCTATCTGCAATCACAAAATACGCCAATACTCCCGAGAAACAGCGTTCCATATCCTCACAGCAAATGGATTGGTTTTCTGAACCAGAGAATGTCTTTTTGTTGATCAGCCTGGTGTTGCACCTGCCCAAAGAGATAATGTCCCGGATGGGATACAGCATTACCCATTGGCTGGAAGTTGCCATCGCCGAGCTGGCATTAACCGCCAATAAATTGCCTGCTGAGGCCAAACAGCATTTTGAAGAGATTATTGAGCAAATTTTGGTGAATACCAAAGAAGAATTTGAGATTAATAATGAATCCCTGTTGTTATGTGTAGCGGTTCTGAAAAGAAATAAGTTTCATATCAACATTGACATTACCCAACTCCTGGATGCCGAAAATATTGATGATGATACCAACATTGCTCATTTTCCTTCAGAACCGCCAAATCTGAACCAACTGTTTAAGGAGTTTGAAATCCAGTCCGGCATTGAGTTTGTCGAATTTTTTGAAGGCGGTCTTTCCGTCACGCCTCATGAAGCCTTACCTCATCTATTTTCGGAAGTCGCCAAACAGCCATGGGGCATAGATGCCTTGCTTCTGCTGACCCAGTACTTTGAAGAACCGATTGCCCTTGCCAGCGCTCACGCATTGGATGATTGCCCTTCCTCTGCATGGGCACACGTATCCCACCTGCAACTGGTCAATCTGTGTGCCCGATTCAACCGTCATCATTCGATTCACGCTTGTTTTAAGCGCTGGAAAAAAAGGGGAATGTCGCACCATAAAAGCGTTCAGAAGGCCGCAGAGATACATGAATTATACGTCACGCATGTTGATGGCAATGACTGCGCCAGCATGATGTCGTCAATTACGTTGAGCGGTCAGAAATATCAAATGAATATGATGCTGGATTTTAAATCAGGCATCCGTGAGAGCTTGCTGAATGTTGCGCCTGAGCGCACCATCCCTGAATTGATTGACGAATTAAACTCCCACGATAATTATATTGACTTTACCCCTGTCTCCCCTGACTGGCTGCAACAAATTTTACCGTGGATACTTTCCGTTCAGCAAAATAAAAACACACCGCTTGATATCGACTCACTGTATTGGTTGTCGCAACTTCCCCTCGAATGGACACAGCCAGAACCTTTTGAATTAGAACACTGGAGCCGAAAATTCGGTTATCAGGCCGATGCCAAACGGCAGGATCGCAGTCGCCTTGGCATCACGATGGGTTCATCATTATTACTGAGCTGGCTGGCACCGGAAGAGTATTTGTTGCAGGCGAAAAAACCCAGGGATTTATTGAAGCTCTATTACTATGCAAACCGGGAGATATTTGTTGAACGCCTGACCTATTCTGCGATCATCGAACAATACAGGCAGCCAGAACAAGAACCCGATCTGGTAGAGCAATTTTTGGATTTGGCCTATGCCCTCAGAGATCCGGCGTTAAACCGCAAGCGGTTTTATTTATTTGATTCCTTGGCTGAAATCAGTTTCGAATATTTCTATATGGCACAAGAAGAGGAGATTGAACCCCAGGGATTGGTGGTCAAAGTCAGTTTACTCGATGCAAGCCCGGCGGTATGGCGTCGGCTCCGCATCAGCAATCAGCTCACACTGAATGAATTTCATTATGTGATACAAGATGCAATGGGCTGGAAAAACGCACACCTGCACAGCTTTAATCTTGCAGAAATCAATATCCCGGAAGAGCAATATGATCAACTGTGCATCGGTGTATTTCTGGAAGACGTTGGCGATGAACTCAATTACCAATATGACTTTGGTGATGATTGGTTCCACCAGATAACCGTAGAAAAAATTCTGTCAAAAGATGTTATCCAGCCCGAAGTCACCGCCGGGAATGGCCTCTGTCCGGCGGAAGATTCGGGTGGCATTTGGCATTGGAATGACTTGCTTAAGTTAAGGAAGAAAAAAGTCCTGTCAGAAGATGAAGCAGAAGAATTAGAGTATGTCGGCTTATCACCCGATGAAGCTCTGGAGCCTTTTGATAAGCAGCAGGCGAATGCGAGGCTAAGGGCTTTATTCAGCGAATAA
- the fdoI gene encoding formate dehydrogenase cytochrome b556 subunit, with protein sequence MKPRNDIIIRHSPLERINHWAVVICFLFTAISGLGFFFPSLNWMMNIFGTPQLSRILHPFAGSVMFVLFVFMFFRYFKHNLIDRDDIEWAKNIHKVLRNEEAGDTGQYNLGQKGIYWSVSVCLFLLLVSGIMIWRPYFAPYFPIPLIRVALLVHSLSAIGLILTIIVHAYAAFWVKGSVRAMVEGWVTRGWAKKHHPRWYRDIVKRERRKEEE encoded by the coding sequence ATGAAACCGCGCAACGATATCATTATTCGCCACTCTCCGCTTGAGCGCATCAATCATTGGGCGGTGGTGATCTGTTTTCTGTTTACCGCCATCAGTGGATTGGGGTTTTTCTTTCCCTCCCTGAACTGGATGATGAATATCTTTGGCACGCCGCAACTGTCACGGATACTGCATCCGTTTGCCGGTTCGGTGATGTTCGTCCTGTTTGTGTTTATGTTTTTCAGATACTTCAAACATAACCTGATCGACAGGGACGATATCGAATGGGCGAAGAATATTCACAAGGTGTTGCGTAATGAAGAAGCGGGGGATACCGGGCAGTATAACCTCGGGCAGAAAGGCATTTACTGGTCAGTCAGTGTTTGCCTGTTTCTGCTGCTGGTCAGCGGCATCATGATCTGGCGTCCCTATTTTGCGCCCTATTTCCCGATTCCCTTGATTCGGGTTGCGTTACTGGTTCACTCGCTGTCAGCAATTGGCCTGATCCTGACCATTATTGTCCATGCTTACGCGGCGTTTTGGGTCAAGGGATCGGTGCGGGCAATGGTCGAAGGTTGGGTCACCCGTGGCTGGGCGAAAAAACATCACCCACGCTGGTATCGTGACATTGTGAAGCGAGAGCGGCGAAAAGAGGAAGAGTAG
- the fdxH gene encoding formate dehydrogenase subunit beta, which translates to MSLQSQDIIRRSATNSLTPAPRVRDHQQEVAKLIDVTTCIGCKACQVACSEWNDIRDEIGHNVGVYDNPADLTAKSWTVMRFSEVEEHGRLEWLIRKDGCMHCADPGCLKACPAEGAIIQYANGIVDFQSEHCIGCGYCIAGCPFNVPRINQEDNRAYKCTLCVDRVGVGQEPACVKTCPTGAIHFGSKPDMQALAAERVGELKGRGYDHAGLYDPAGVGGTHVMYVLHHANKPQLYHGLPDNPAISPTVTFWKGIWKPLAAIGFAATFAASIFHYVGIGPNRVSKEEEESALKDRDSDEVNDGEVKK; encoded by the coding sequence ATGTCATTGCAATCTCAAGACATCATTCGCCGCTCTGCCACAAATTCACTGACGCCCGCGCCGCGTGTGCGGGATCACCAGCAGGAAGTGGCAAAGCTGATTGATGTGACGACCTGTATTGGCTGTAAAGCCTGTCAGGTGGCTTGTTCAGAATGGAACGATATTCGTGATGAAATTGGGCACAACGTTGGCGTTTATGACAATCCGGCCGATCTGACCGCGAAGTCATGGACGGTGATGCGGTTTTCCGAAGTTGAGGAGCATGGCCGGCTGGAATGGTTGATCCGCAAGGATGGCTGTATGCACTGCGCCGATCCGGGTTGCCTGAAAGCGTGTCCGGCGGAAGGGGCGATTATCCAGTATGCCAATGGCATCGTTGATTTTCAGTCAGAACACTGCATCGGCTGTGGCTATTGCATTGCCGGCTGTCCCTTCAATGTGCCGCGCATCAACCAAGAAGATAATCGTGCCTACAAATGTACCCTGTGTGTTGACCGTGTGGGTGTCGGGCAGGAGCCGGCTTGTGTGAAAACCTGTCCAACGGGGGCGATCCATTTCGGCAGCAAGCCGGACATGCAAGCGCTGGCAGCGGAGCGGGTCGGGGAGCTTAAGGGGCGGGGCTATGACCATGCCGGTTTGTACGATCCCGCGGGTGTTGGCGGCACCCATGTCATGTATGTCTTGCACCATGCCAATAAACCGCAGCTCTATCATGGGTTGCCGGACAATCCTGCCATCAGCCCGACCGTCACCTTCTGGAAAGGCATCTGGAAGCCACTGGCCGCCATTGGTTTTGCCGCGACGTTTGCTGCTTCCATTTTCCATTATGTGGGGATTGGCCCGAACCGGGTTTCCAAAGAAGAGGAGGAGAGCGCACTTAAGGATAGGGATTCGGACGAGGTAAACGATGGGGAGGTGAAGAAATGA